One Mercurialis annua linkage group LG3, ddMerAnnu1.2, whole genome shotgun sequence DNA window includes the following coding sequences:
- the LOC126673256 gene encoding LOW QUALITY PROTEIN: probable serine/threonine-protein kinase WNK9 (The sequence of the model RefSeq protein was modified relative to this genomic sequence to represent the inferred CDS: inserted 2 bases in 1 codon), protein MNGFSHLDLEPDYSEFVEVDPTGRYGRYNEVLGKGASKTVYRAFDEYEGIEVAWNQVKLFDFLQSPEDLERLYCEIHLLKTLKHKNIMKFYTSWVDTANRNINFVTEMFTSGTLRQYRIKHKRVNIRAVKHWCRQILSGLLYLHSHDPPVIHRDLKCDNIFINGNQGEVKIGDLGLAAILRKSHAAHCVGTPEFMAPEVYEEAYNELVDVYSFGMCILEMVTFEYPYSECNHPAQIYKKVISGRKPDALYKVKNPEVRQFVEKCLATVSLRLSAWELLNDPFLQIDDCEPNLKSLDYREEVDSMGHPLIRQPFYELHQDTYPYSNAYSNTYSYGYEAQNELEYQPVEFEQSGIELFEHHDDEHSANLDISIKGKRRDDGGIFLRLRIADKDGRIRNIYFPFDIEMDTALSVATEMVAELDITDQDVTKIADMIDEEIVSLVPEWQSGPGIEETPRFANQTLCDNCASARTSNGSLMEFLSNNPCCRNGCASMHGRFEEITFQAADESDQHLIELAPNRLSHSDCSRYPEIWDQHESRELTPVGSGRSHSDEEYEKFDQSISTQDENNIKIENDIQSYGRDSIQHLRGSGSFSKLPLLLNDLSESNESKVQQELRWLKAKYQIELRELRDQQVDFVSKSSTSRNSDDKLSNGVSFAHDKLSGLNLNTDAISCPNSDTRRDRNCEATKESPXEPKSLPRVFTLDHWFHTHFTGQHPYQLMLLMYKMCV, encoded by the exons ATGAATGGTTTTTCACATCTTGATCTTGAGCCAGATTACTCTGAGTTTGTTGAAGTTGATCCAACTGGAAGATATGGCAGA TACAATGAAGTTCTTGGAAAAGGAGCTTCAAAGACAGT TTATAGAGCATTTGATGAGTATGAGGGGATTGAAGTTGCTTGGAATCAAGTCAAGCTGTTTGATTTCTTACAAAGTCCTGAAGATCTTGAGAGACTTTACTGTGAGATTCATTTACTAAAGACATTAAAGCATAAGAACATTATGAAATTTTATACTTCTTGGGTTGATACAGCCAATAGAAACATCAATTTTGTCACTGAAATGTTCACTTCTGGGACTTTGAGACA ATACAGGATAAAGCACAAGAGAGTTAACATTAGAGCTGTGAAGCATTGGTGTAGACAGATCTTGAGTGGACTTCTTTATCTCCATAGCCATGATCCTCCTGTGATTCACAGAGATCTAAAATGTGATAACATTTTTATCAATGGAAACCAAGGGGAAGTGAAGATTGGAGATCTTGGCCTCGCCGCGATCCTTCGGAAATCTCATGCCGCTCATTGTGTTG GGACACCAGAATTTATGGCCCCAGAAGTGTATGAAGAGGCCTATAACGAATTGGTCGATGTTTATTCATTTGGGATGTGCATACTAGAAATGGTCACTTTCGAGTATCCATATAGCGAATGTAATCATCCTGCTCAAATCTACAAGAAAGTAATATCT GGTAGAAAACCGGATGCCTTATACAAAGTGAAGAATCCAGAAGTTAGACAATTTGTGGAGAAATGCTTGGCAACTGTGTCACTTAGGCTCTCAGCTTGGGAATTGTTGAATGACCCTTTTCTACAAATTGATGACTGTGAACCTAATCTTAAATCTTTAGACTACAGGGAAGAAGTTGATAGTATGGGTCATCCTCTAATAAGGCAACCTTTCTATGAACTTCATCAGGACACTTATCCCTATAGTAACGCATACTCAAATACGTATAGCTATGGTTATGAAGCCCAAAATGAATTGGAATATCAACCAGTTGAGTTTGAACAAAGCGGAATTGAACTTTTCGAGCATCACGATGATGAACATTCTGCAAATCTCGACATAAGTATAAAAGGGAAGAGAAGAGATGATGGTGGAATCTTTTTGAGACTGCGGATTGCGGATAAAGACG GTCGAATCCGAAATATTTATTTCCCATTTGACATTGAAATGGACACAGCATTAAGCGTGGCCACTGAAATGGTTGCTGAACTCGATATTACTGATCAAGACGTAACTAAAATTGCAGACATGATTGATGAGGAGATTGTTTCCTTAGTACCAGAATGGCAGTCAGGACCAGGCATCGAGGAAACACCTCGTTTTGCAAATCAAACCCTCTGTGACAATTGTGCTTCTGCTCGAACCTCGAATGGTTCTCTAATGGAATTTCTATCAAACAATCCATGTTGTAGAAATGGATGTGCTTCTATGCATGGCCGATTTGAAGAGATCACATTCCAGGCTGCCGATGAATCTGACCAACACTTGATTGAACTTGCTCCAAATCGGTTGAGCCATTCAGACTGCTCGCGTTATCCGGAAATTTGGGACCAACACGAAAGCCGTGAACTTACTCCTGTCGGCTCTGGACGAAGCCATTCCGATGAGGAATACGAAAAGTTTGATCAATCAATCTCAACACAGGATGAGAACAATATAAAGATAGAAAATGACATTCAATCTTATGGAAGAGATTCAATTCAGCACTTAAGAGGTTCTGGTTCTTTTAGTAAACTTCCTTTGCTACTTAATGACCTTTCAGAGAGCAATGAGAGCAAAGTGCAGCAAGAATTGAGATGGCTCAAAGCAAAGTACCAGATTGAGTTGAGGGAACTTAGAGATCAACAAGTGGATTTTGTATCAAAATCTTCGACTTCAAGAAACTCGGATGACAAACTAAGTAATGGGGTTTCATTTGCACATGACAAACTTTCTGGTCTAAATTTAAACACTGATGCCATTAGCTGCCCCAATTCGGACACTCGAAGGGACCGAAATTGCGAGGCGACAAAGGAATCTCC AGAGCCAAAATCACTGCCAAGAGTTTTTACATTGGATCATTGGTTCCACACTCACTTCACAGGACAACATCCCTACCAGTTGATGCTGTTGATGTATAAAATGT GTGTATGA
- the LOC126674479 gene encoding uncharacterized protein LOC126674479, producing the protein MTLAVISEQTLIEFVEDSNAFDICVKENFKLLDVDGDGVISRDELYNGFYKLMSLETKQEIHNLYDAILERFDEHRNGSIDEEGFRCLMKELMLAMARGIGNFPILMVLDTQSMMMKAVEYELSKN; encoded by the coding sequence atgactcTAGCTGTCATCAGCGAACAAACTTTGATCGAGTTCGTCGAAGATTCAAATGCGTTCGACATTTGTGTTAAAGAAAACTTTAAATTGCTCGATGTGGACGGGGACGGAGTGATCTCAAGAGACGAGCTTTACAATGGATTTTATAAGCTAATGTCGTTAGAAACGAAACAAGAAATTCATAATCTTTACGACGCGATTTTGGAGAGATTCGATGAACATAGAAATGGAAGTATTGATGAAGAAGGGTTTAGGTGTTTGATGAAGGAACTTATGCTTGCAATGGCTCGTGGGATCGGTAATTTTCCAATTCTAATGGTTCTTGATACACAAAGCATGATGATGAAGGCTGTTGAATATGAGCTTAGcaagaattaa
- the LOC126671203 gene encoding guanosine deaminase — protein sequence MEDINVVEAKDGTLSVASAFAAHQEAVQERDHKFLTKAVEEAYRGVDCGDGGPFGAVVVCNDEIVVSCHNMVLKHTDPTAHAEVTAVREACKKLNRVELADCEIYASCEPCPMCFGAIHLSRIKRLVYGAKAEAAIAIGFDDFIADALRGTGFYQKAHLEIIKADGKGAVIAEQVFEKTKEKFTMY from the exons ATGGAGGACATTAACG TGGTGGAAGCTAAAGACGGAACTCTCTCTGTGGCATCTGCATTTGCTGCTCATCAAGAAG CTGTTCAGGAAAGAGACCACAAGTTCTTAACAAAAGCAGTTGAAGAAGCATACAGGGGTGTTGACTGTGGAGACGGAGGCCCATTTGGTGCTGTTGTTGTTTGTAATGACGAAATAGTCGTGAGCTGCCACAACATGGTTCTCAAACATACAGACCCTACAGCACATGCTGAAGTTACTGCTGTTAGAGAG GCGTGCAAGAAACTTAACCGAGTTGAACTTGCGGATTGTGAAATTTACGCTTCCTGTGAGCCTTGTCCGATGTGTTTTGGTGCCATTCATCTTTCAAGAATTAAG AGGTTGGTTTACGGAGCGAAAGCAGAAGCAGCCATAGCTATCGGATTTGATGATTTTATCGCGGATGCGTTGAGAGGAACTGGATTTTATCAGAAGGCTCATTTGGAGATCATAAAAGCCGATGGTAAAGGTGCAGTTATTGCAGAACAAGTATTTGAAAAAACAAAGGAGAAATTTACCATGTACTGA
- the LOC126674539 gene encoding 40S ribosomal protein S24-1 yields the protein MADKAVTIRTRKFMTNRLLSRKQFIIDVLHPGRANVSKAELKDKLANLYEVKDPNAIFVFKFRTHFGGGKSTGFGLIYDSVDNAKKFEPKYRLIRNGLDTKVEKSRKQMKERKNRSKKIRGVKKTKAGDAAKAGKKK from the exons ATGGCGGACAAGGCAGTCACTATCCGTACCAGGAAGTTCATGACCAATCGTCTACTCTCTAGGAAGCAATTT ATAATTGATGTTCTTCACCCTGGAAGAGCCAATGTTTCCAAG GCAGAGCTGAAAGATAAGCTTGCAAACTTGTATGAGGTGAAAGATCCGAATGCAATTTTTGTATTCAAGTTTAGGACCCACTTTGGTGGTGGGAAGTCCACTGGTTTCGGTTTGATTTATGATTCAGTTGACAATGCCAAGAAGTTCGAGCCCAAATATAGACTCATCAGG AATGGATTGGATACTAAGGTAGAGAAATCCAGGAAACAAATGAAGGAGAGGAAGAATAGGTCCAAGAAGATTCGCGGAGTAAAGAAG ACTAAGGCTGGTGATGCGGCCAAGGCAGGAAAGAAGAAGTGA
- the LOC126674560 gene encoding uncharacterized protein LOC126674560, translating to MATAASLLQSTPLKWKQTLPLNQPPPPRQLFFNPLKPIITKHSINPTIKSQNLTKLTAKCSLTNNNVRISTSSPSPFETLYNTVIKAVNLLKKPAVAAILIGVLLMYDPNSAFAASGGRMGGKSFSRSSSSSSSSRSYSVPRGSSSGFSYSVPYYAPSPFGGGGVYMGPAVGAGSSVFFILAGFAAFVLVSGFLSDRTDGGVLTATDKTTVLKLQVGLLGMGRTLQRDLNRIAEVADTSSSEGLSYVLTETSLALLRHPDYCISGYSYVDLKRSMEDGEKRFNQLSIEERGKFDEETLVNVNNIKKQSTKSRRASGFNNEYIVITILVAAEGVHKLPSINGGGDLKEALQKLGSIPSSKILAVEVLWTPQNENDTLTERELLEDYALLRPL from the exons ATGGCAACAGCCGCTTCTCTGCTCCAATCAACTCCATTGAAATGGAAGCAAACGCTCCCTTTAAATCAACCACCGCCACCTCGCCAGCTTTTCTTCAACCCTCTCAAACCCATTATTACAAAACATTCCATCAACCCGACAATCAAATCTCAAAACTTAACTAAACTAACTGCCAAGTGTTCTTTAACCAACAACAATGTCCGAATTTCCACTTCATCACCAAGCCCATTTGAGACACTTTACAATACCGTTATAAAAGCCGTTAACTTGCTGAAGAAGCCAGCAGTTGCCGCCATTTTAATTGGGGTTTTACTAATGTACGATCCCAACTCTGCATTTGCCGCGTCTGGTGGAAGAATGGGCGGAAAATCTTTTTCGCGTTCTTCGTCTTCTTCGTCGTCTTCGAGAAGCTATTCTGTGCCCAGGGGTTCGAGTTCAGGGTTTTCGTACTCTGTGCCGTATTATGCGCCGTCCCCGTTCGGTGGCGGTGGGGTTTATATGGGTCCTGCTGTGGGTGCTGGGTCTAGTGTGTTCTTTATTTTGGCTGGTTTTGCTGCTTTTGTGTTGGTTTCAGGGTTTCTTTCTGATAGGACTGATGGCGGGGTTCTTACTGCTACTGATAAAACTACTGTTCTTAAGCTTCAG GTTGGGTTGTTGGGCATGGGAAGGACTCTTCAAAGAGACCTCAATCGAATTGCAGAAGTTGCAGATACATCATCATCAGAGGGTTTGAGCTATGTTCTGACAG AAACGTCACTAGCTTTGCTCCGGCATCCTGATTATTGCATCTCTGGTTATTCATAT GTGGATCTGAAGCGAAGCATGGAGGATGGTGAGAAACGTTTCAATCAACTTTCTATTGAAGAGAGGGGTAAATTTGACGAGGAAACACTTGTAAATGTGAACAACATTAAGAAGCAAAGTACAAAAAGCAGAAGAGCTAGTGGATTTAATAATGAATACATAGTG ATAACAATCTTAGTGGCTGCTGAAGGAGTACATAAACTACCAAGCATCAATGGTGGTGGAGACCTAAAGGAAGCATTGCAAAAACTTGGTTCCATCCCTAGCAGCAAAATACTT GCAGTTGAGGTGTTATGGACCCCTCAAAATGAAAATGATACTTTAACAGAACGTGAACTACTTGAAGATTATGCACTTCTGAGGCCTCTATAA